From the genome of bacterium HR17:
CCCATGCCAGCGACGCTCTTGCTCAAAGCGTTCAGCGCCCTGCGCGAGACGCGGGGAATTGCCCCGACCCCTCGCTATTTGCCCAAGACAGCCCGCGCTCTCATCGGCAAGCGGTTGGCAGAACCGGTCATTGACCTGAGCACAGGCGAGTTCCTCGCCCACGAGAACACCGTCGTGACAGCCGAACTGTGGGAACGCTTCCAAACAGCCCAAGTGGACAAAGTAGGCGTTTTGGAAGAGCGCCTGCCGTGCAGCACGACCGCCGACATCGTGCGCCTTTTCAGTGTTCCCCTCACCTTCACCAGCCCCATTACTCTGTCGGCGGAGGAAGCCGATGAACAACGGCTGTGGTTGCTGGACGACTTAGTGGACCCTCGCAGCCGTCGCGTTGTTGTAAAAGCGCCGACGCGGGTCACCGGCGAAGTGTTGGAACGCCTCAACCGCCTATTGGAGGCGGGCTTAACGGAGGTAACCTTGTATCGGTGCGACCCTTACATCAGCGACACTTTGGATGTGGATCCCGCGCCAGATGAACGCACGGCGTTGTTGACCGTTTACCGCGTATTGCGCCCCTCGGAACCCGCCACTTGGGACGCCGCGCGGGAGTTGCTTTACAGCCTGTTTTTGGACTCACGCCGCTATGACTTGGGGCGGGTCGGTCGCTACCTGCTGAACCGCAAATTGGGCTTCAAAGAGTGGTTGGGCGATGAACCCCCCATAGACCGCGTGACGATGACGATTGAAGACATCGTGGGCACTTTGCGGGCGCTCATCTGTTTCCGCGAAAAAATGGAAAGTCTGGACGAGAAGATGGGCGAGCCGTTCTGGGGGTTGTTCCGACAGACTTACAACGGTGACCAGCCCCAAATCCCTGAGGTCTTGCAGCACCCCGATTGGATGCCCCTGCTTCAGGACGATGTTGACCACCTCAAAAACAAGCGGTTGCGCAGCGTCGGCGAACTGTTGCAGTCGCAGCTGCGTGCGGCGCTGTTGCGCATGGAACGCGCGATCAAGGAGCGGATGGCGACCGTCCCCCGCGAGCAACTGTCGCCCAACCAACTGCTGTCCATCAAACCCCTTCAAGCCGCTATTCGGTCCTTCTTCGCCTCAGGGCAGTTGTCCCAGTTCATGAGCCAGCACAACCCGTTGGACGAATTGGAGCACAAACGCCGCATGACCGCGCTCGGACCGGGGGGAATCTCGCGCGAAAGCGCCAAAGGCATGCTGCAGTTGCGCGATGTCCACGCCAGCCACTACGGGCGCATTTGCCCCATCCAAACGCCAGAAGGTCCCAACATTGGGCTCATCTCGCACCTTGCGGTTTACGCCCGCGTGGACGAGTTCGGATTCCTGCGCACGCCTTACCGCGTCGTCAAAAACGGGCGAGTGACGGGCGAGGTCGTCTGGCTGGCTCCCGATGAGGACGAACGCCATTACATCGCCCCTGCCGACACGCCGGTGGACGAAAAAGGGCAAATCATCCCCGACCGCCTCATCGTGCGCGGTCCTAAGCCCGAAACGGGCGAACCGGGCTACTTGTGGGTCAGTCGGGAAGAAGTGCATTTCATGGACGCCTCGCCTCGGCAATGCTTCTCCATCGCGACCAACCTCATCCCATTTCTGGAGCATGACGACGCTAACCGCGCGCTGATGGGTTCCAACATGCAGCGCCAAGCGGTTCCGTTGGTGCGCCCTGAAGCCCCCCTCGTGAAAACGGGCATGGAAGGGCGCGCCGCACGCGACAGCGGCGCCCTCGTCATCGCTGAGGAAGACGGTGTGGTCACTTATGTGGACGCATCCCGCATTGAGGTCACAACGCGGTCTGGCGAACGCAAGGTCTACGATTTGCGCTTGTTCCGCCGGTCCAATCAAGGCACTTGTTGGCACCAACGCCCGATCGTGTCCAAAGGGCAGCGGGTCAAAAAAGGTGATGTTTTGGCAGACGGACCTGCCACGCAGAACGGGGAACTGGCGTTAGGGCGCAACCTGTTGGTAGCGTTTATGGTCTGGGAAGGCTACAACTACGAGGACGCCATCGTTATCAGCGACCGTCTGGTCAAGGAAGACATTTTCACCAGCATCCACATTGAAAGTTACGAAGTCACCGCCCGCGACACCAAACTCGGTCCCGAAGAAATCACCCGCGATGTGCCCAACGTTTCCGAGGAGCGGTTGAAGTTCTTGGACGAAAACGGCATCGTCGTGGTCGGTGCCGAGGTAAAAGCCGAAGACATTTTGGTCGGCAAAGCCGTGCCCAAAGCGGCGACGGAACTGTCGCCTGAAGACCGGCTCATGGTCGCCATCTTCGGCAAGAAAGCCGAAGACATGAAGGACGCCTCCTTGCGGGTGCCGCCGGGCGAATGGGGAACGGTTATCGGCACCGTCGTCCTCGCCCGCTACAAATACCGCTGCCGCAAGTGTGGGGAAATCCTCCGCCACTGGAAGAAATTAGAGCGCACTGAGCACAGCCGCTGCGGCGGCAAGTTAGATCAACTGCCCAGCGACGAACTGAAAACGGGCGTTAACATGATGGTGCGCGTCTATGTCGCCCAACGGCGCAAGATCGCTGTCGGCGATAAAATGGCAGGGCGTCACGGCAACAAAGGGGTCGTCGCCAAAATCCTGCCGGAAGCCGATATGCCTTACCTGCCTGATGGCACACCCGTGGACATCGTCCTCAGCCCCTTAGGTGTGCCGTCGCGCATGAACATCGGGCAGTTGTTGGAGACCCACTTGGGGTGGCTCGCTCGGTTCCACGGCACTGCCTTTGAGGTGCCTCCGTTTCTCGGTGTGGTCAAAGAAACGGATATCTTGGAAGGCTTCCGCGAAGCCGTTAACGAACTGCAAAAAGATGCCCTGTATGCCATTGCCACGACCGAATGGCACCTGAAAGTGCGCAAGCCCCATTGGGGTGAACCCGCCAGCGATTACGCCCGCGAGTTAGCCGATCTCGTCGCCCAACAACCCCCTGAACAGAGAGAGCGGTTGTTGGCGACCTTGAGCCTCCCTGCCGACGCTGACGGCAAGGCAATCGTTGATACCTTGCTGGCGCGGGCGTATCGCCGCGTCGGTTTCGACCCAGAAACGGGCAAGTCTATCCTCTACGACGGACGCACCGGTGAACCCTTTGACCAACCCGTCACCGTCGGTTGGATGTTCGTGATGAAACTCATTCACATGGTGGAAGACAAAATCCACGCCCGCGCGACGGGACCGTATTCGTTGGTCACGCAGCAGCCGTTAGGCGGTAAAGCCCAATTCGGAGGGCAGCGGCTGGGCGAGATGGAAGTGTGGGCGTTGGAAGCCTACGGCGCCGCCTACAACCTCCAAGAGATGCTCACGGTCAAGTCCGACGATGTGCAAGGGCGTGTCCAGATGTTTGAAGACATCGCCCACGGACGCAACATTCTGGAAGCCGGCATCCCTGAATCCTTCAAAATCCTCGTCAAGGAACTGCAAAGCCTCGGGTTGCAGGTCACCGTGGAAACCCGTGACGGGGTGCCGGTGGAACTGAAAGACGACGAGGAGGTAAAAGCGGAGGGCGGGTAAGGTTCACACCCGCCCCCGAGCATACACCCTTTGGGGGTGACTCATGTTGGAGACGAAAACGCAGCGCCCGACCAACTACTTTGAGGTCGTTCGCATCGGTCTGGCATCGCCGCAAGACATCCGTTCATGGTCGCACGGCGAGGTCAAACGCCCCGAAACAATCAACTACCGCACCTTCCGACCGGAAAAAGACGGGTTATTTGACGAACGCATTTTCGGTCCGACGAAGGACTACGAATGCGCGTGTGGGCGCTATAAGAAACGCAAGTTCGCCGGCATCGTGTGTGAGCGATGCGGTGTTGAAGTTACTTCCTCAAGGGTGCGCCGCCGCCGCATGGGGCACATTGAGTTAGTCTCGCCCGTCGCCCACATCTGGTTCTTCCGCAACACCCCCTCGGTTATCGCCATGTTGCTGGACATCTCGCCCAAACTCGTAGAACGGGTCGTTTACTTGACGACTTACATCGTCACGCAGGTAGACCCCCGCGCAATCCGTCAAGAACGGGACAACCTGCAAAAAGCCGTGGAGTTGGAAAAATCGGAAATTGACGCCAGTGTCCGCAACCACATCAACCGGTTGCGCCGCGAACAGGAAAATTTGCGCGACCGCGCCCGCAAAGGGCAAATGCCCCTTGAGGACGCAGAGGACCAAATTCGCGCCTTAGAAAAAGAAATCCAAACCGTAGAGCAGCAAGCCGAAGAACAAAAGCAGGAATTGGACAAGGCGCTGGAGTTGCTGCAAGCCCTCCAACCCAAACAGGCGTTGTCGCCGGAGGAGTTTCTATCGCTGAAGCGGTTGCTGGAGACGGCGCAACGCAAACTCGGTCGCCCCTACGATCACCTGTTCAAAGCGGGCACCGGCCCTGAAGCCTTGCGGGAGTTGTTGGAAGATTTAGACTTGGAACGCACGGCGCGGGAACTGCGCCGGGCTTTACAGGACACCACTGGAGCCAAGCGCGCCCGTCTCATCAAACGGTTGGAGGTCATAGAGGCTTTCCGCAAGTCCCGCAACCGCCCTGAATGGATGATCATGGAAGTGCTGCCCGTGCTGCCGCCGGATTTACGCCCGATGGTGCAATTGGACGGTGGTCGGTTTGCCACCAGCGACCTGAACGACCTGTATCGGCGGGTCATTAACCGTAACAACCGGCTCAAGAAGATGCGGGAAATTCGCGCCCCCGAAAGCATCATTAACCACGAAAAACGCTTGCTGCAGGAAGCCGTAGACGCACTCTTGGACAACTCCCGCAAACCCCACCCCGTTCAAGGACCGACAGGGCGTCCGCTTAAGTCGTTGTCGGACATGCTGCGGGGCAAAGAAGGACGGTTCCGCCGCAACCTGCTGGGCAAGCGCGTGGACTATTCGGGGCGTTCTGTCATTGTTGTCGGTCCCCAATTGAAACTTTACCAGTGCGGGTTACCTCGGGTGATGGCGAAGGAGTTGTTCCGCCCGTTCCTGATGCACTGGTTGGAGCGCCATTCTGACCAGACAGGCATTTACACCCT
Proteins encoded in this window:
- the rpoB gene encoding DNA-directed RNA polymerase subunit beta; this translates as MAAATTRPREAQSSFVRRLRERLQRYQKILPPIDPPHLMEVQHQSYKWFLSEGLRELLRAFSPIEDYTGTLVLEFLDHELEIPQPHAHCEQCRQGACHQHKYFSPEACKERGLTYEASLRAKVRLIDKEAGEVKEWTDVYLGELPLMTPQGTFIVNGTERVVVGQLNRSSGVYFSSHLHELTGREMFMAQIVARNGNWLEFETVVETKQEERAKERVTVRVRVGGSKPMPATLLLKAFSALRETRGIAPTPRYLPKTARALIGKRLAEPVIDLSTGEFLAHENTVVTAELWERFQTAQVDKVGVLEERLPCSTTADIVRLFSVPLTFTSPITLSAEEADEQRLWLLDDLVDPRSRRVVVKAPTRVTGEVLERLNRLLEAGLTEVTLYRCDPYISDTLDVDPAPDERTALLTVYRVLRPSEPATWDAARELLYSLFLDSRRYDLGRVGRYLLNRKLGFKEWLGDEPPIDRVTMTIEDIVGTLRALICFREKMESLDEKMGEPFWGLFRQTYNGDQPQIPEVLQHPDWMPLLQDDVDHLKNKRLRSVGELLQSQLRAALLRMERAIKERMATVPREQLSPNQLLSIKPLQAAIRSFFASGQLSQFMSQHNPLDELEHKRRMTALGPGGISRESAKGMLQLRDVHASHYGRICPIQTPEGPNIGLISHLAVYARVDEFGFLRTPYRVVKNGRVTGEVVWLAPDEDERHYIAPADTPVDEKGQIIPDRLIVRGPKPETGEPGYLWVSREEVHFMDASPRQCFSIATNLIPFLEHDDANRALMGSNMQRQAVPLVRPEAPLVKTGMEGRAARDSGALVIAEEDGVVTYVDASRIEVTTRSGERKVYDLRLFRRSNQGTCWHQRPIVSKGQRVKKGDVLADGPATQNGELALGRNLLVAFMVWEGYNYEDAIVISDRLVKEDIFTSIHIESYEVTARDTKLGPEEITRDVPNVSEERLKFLDENGIVVVGAEVKAEDILVGKAVPKAATELSPEDRLMVAIFGKKAEDMKDASLRVPPGEWGTVIGTVVLARYKYRCRKCGEILRHWKKLERTEHSRCGGKLDQLPSDELKTGVNMMVRVYVAQRRKIAVGDKMAGRHGNKGVVAKILPEADMPYLPDGTPVDIVLSPLGVPSRMNIGQLLETHLGWLARFHGTAFEVPPFLGVVKETDILEGFREAVNELQKDALYAIATTEWHLKVRKPHWGEPASDYARELADLVAQQPPEQRERLLATLSLPADADGKAIVDTLLARAYRRVGFDPETGKSILYDGRTGEPFDQPVTVGWMFVMKLIHMVEDKIHARATGPYSLVTQQPLGGKAQFGGQRLGEMEVWALEAYGAAYNLQEMLTVKSDDVQGRVQMFEDIAHGRNILEAGIPESFKILVKELQSLGLQVTVETRDGVPVELKDDEEVKAEGG